In Candidatus Defluviibacterium haderslevense, the following are encoded in one genomic region:
- a CDS encoding transposase, whose translation MSTKYKFLDPEGIYFVSFATVQWIDIFTRLEYKEIFCDSIRYCQLNKGLIIHAWCLMSNHVHLIFSAKEKGTHSDILRDLKKFTVKKIVEAIKNNPSESRKEWVLEKLYFAGSQNSNNKYVQLWQQDNHPIEIFSPKVISQKIEYVHNNPIVAGIVCEAHHYLYSSACDYIGIKGLIDVEILDIPSSLVGYVLST comes from the coding sequence ATGAGCACCAAATATAAATTTTTAGATCCTGAAGGTATTTATTTTGTCAGTTTTGCTACAGTACAATGGATAGATATTTTTACTAGATTGGAGTATAAAGAAATATTTTGCGATAGTATCAGATATTGTCAATTAAACAAAGGACTAATTATACATGCTTGGTGTTTGATGTCAAATCATGTTCATCTCATTTTCTCTGCTAAAGAAAAAGGAACACACTCCGATATCCTAAGAGATCTTAAAAAATTCACAGTTAAAAAAATAGTTGAAGCAATTAAAAATAATCCTTCAGAAAGCCGAAAAGAATGGGTACTAGAAAAACTGTATTTTGCAGGTAGTCAAAACTCAAACAATAAATATGTTCAACTTTGGCAACAAGACAATCACCCAATTGAAATATTTAGTCCAAAGGTAATTTCTCAGAAAATTGAATATGTCCATAATAATCCGATTGTAGCTGGTATCGTCTGTGAAGCACATCACTATTTATATAGTAGTGCATGTGATTACATTGGGATTAAGGGTTTGATAGATGTTGAAATTTTAGATATTCCTTCAAGCTTAGTAGGGTATGTACTAAGTACTTAA
- a CDS encoding fumarate reductase/succinate dehydrogenase flavoprotein subunit — protein sequence MSILNAHIPEGPLSDKWTKYKSKVPLVSPANKRKIDIIVVGSGLAGASAAASLGELGYNVHCFTFHDSPRRAHSIAAQGGINAAKNYTNDGDSVYRLFYDTIKGGDYRAREANVYRLAEVSASIIDQAVAQGVPFAREYGGLLENRSFGGVQVSRTFYARGQTGQQLLIGAYQSLSRQIALGNVKMYNRHEMLDLVVVEGKARGIIARNLLTGKLERFGAHSVVLGTGGYGNVFYLSTNAMGCNVTAVWKAVKRGALMANPCFTQIHPTCIPVSGDYQSKLTLMSESLRNDGRVWVPAKKEDAIAIQKGQKKGSDIPESDRDYFLERRYPAFGNLVPRDVASRAAKVECDKGHGVSPTGLAVFLDFNAAIERYGKSKANVKNIHNPDQATIIKLGTEEVSEKYGNLFEMYEKITGENPYKLPMKIYPAVHYTMGGLWVDYNLQTNIEGLFALGEANFSDHGANRLGASALMQGLADGYFVLPYTIGAFLSNEIRTPKINTSSPEFDTAEKNTKDTLNKLINIKGNQSVESFHKRLGTIMWDRCGMARNAEGLMQARKEIQALREEFWKDVFVPGTVDEFNPELEKASRVADFIELGELMVIDALNRKESCGGHFREEYQTEEGETLRDDEQFKYVATWLWPDLNQEPQLIKEDLIYEEVKIAARSYK from the coding sequence ATGTCAATTCTTAATGCTCATATACCTGAAGGTCCTTTAAGTGATAAGTGGACTAAGTATAAATCAAAAGTTCCATTAGTTTCTCCTGCAAATAAACGGAAAATAGATATTATTGTAGTTGGCTCAGGTTTAGCAGGGGCTTCTGCTGCTGCCAGCTTGGGTGAATTAGGATATAATGTACATTGTTTTACGTTTCATGATAGTCCCAGAAGAGCTCATAGTATAGCGGCCCAGGGTGGGATCAATGCAGCAAAAAATTATACTAACGATGGCGATAGTGTTTATAGATTGTTCTATGATACCATTAAAGGCGGGGATTACAGAGCAAGAGAAGCTAATGTGTACCGTCTGGCTGAAGTCAGTGCCAGCATTATTGACCAAGCTGTAGCCCAAGGCGTGCCTTTCGCACGTGAATATGGGGGGTTATTGGAGAACAGATCATTTGGAGGTGTACAAGTAAGTCGAACTTTTTATGCGAGAGGTCAGACTGGTCAGCAATTATTAATAGGAGCATACCAGTCTTTAAGCCGCCAAATAGCTTTAGGTAATGTCAAGATGTACAATAGACATGAAATGCTGGATCTAGTTGTTGTGGAAGGTAAGGCGCGTGGTATCATTGCAAGAAATTTATTAACAGGTAAATTGGAGCGTTTTGGAGCTCATAGTGTTGTTCTTGGAACGGGAGGCTATGGTAATGTGTTCTACCTGTCCACGAATGCAATGGGATGTAATGTCACAGCCGTTTGGAAGGCCGTGAAACGCGGAGCTTTAATGGCCAATCCATGTTTTACACAAATTCACCCAACTTGTATTCCGGTATCTGGCGATTATCAGTCAAAATTGACATTGATGTCTGAATCCTTGCGTAATGATGGTCGGGTATGGGTTCCGGCAAAAAAAGAAGATGCCATTGCCATTCAAAAAGGACAAAAAAAAGGAAGTGATATTCCTGAATCTGATAGAGATTATTTCTTAGAACGTCGATACCCGGCGTTTGGGAATTTAGTTCCTCGTGATGTAGCATCGAGAGCAGCTAAAGTAGAATGTGATAAAGGTCATGGGGTGAGTCCAACGGGATTAGCCGTCTTTCTTGATTTCAATGCTGCCATAGAGCGTTATGGTAAATCAAAAGCGAATGTAAAAAACATTCATAACCCGGACCAAGCCACAATTATTAAACTTGGAACTGAAGAGGTATCCGAAAAATATGGCAATCTTTTCGAAATGTATGAAAAGATTACAGGAGAAAATCCTTATAAATTGCCAATGAAAATTTATCCTGCTGTCCATTATACCATGGGTGGTTTATGGGTGGATTACAATCTTCAAACCAATATTGAAGGTTTGTTTGCCTTAGGTGAAGCGAACTTTTCAGATCATGGAGCCAACCGTCTTGGCGCGTCTGCATTAATGCAAGGATTAGCAGATGGATATTTTGTGCTTCCCTATACCATAGGTGCTTTCCTTTCTAATGAAATCCGTACACCAAAAATAAATACCTCAAGCCCTGAGTTTGATACTGCAGAAAAAAATACCAAAGACACACTTAATAAACTCATCAACATCAAAGGAAATCAATCCGTAGAATCTTTTCACAAACGCCTTGGTACCATCATGTGGGATCGATGTGGAATGGCTCGAAATGCTGAAGGACTCATGCAAGCCAGAAAAGAAATACAAGCCCTACGTGAAGAATTTTGGAAAGATGTATTTGTCCCAGGAACTGTTGATGAATTCAATCCTGAATTGGAAAAAGCAAGCCGTGTAGCAGACTTTATAGAACTTGGAGAACTCATGGTCATCGATGCGCTCAATCGCAAAGAATCCTGCGGTGGTCACTTCAGAGAAGAATACCAAACCGAAGAAGGCGAAACCCTTCGTGACGACGAACAATTCAAATATGTTGCTACCTGGTTATGGCCCGACTTAAATCAAGAACCACAATTAATTAAGGAAGACTTGATTTATGAAGAAGTGAAGATCGCTGCGAGGAGTTATAAATAA
- a CDS encoding succinate dehydrogenase cytochrome b subunit, whose protein sequence is MKWLINFLFKSSIGQKVVMSLSGLFLILFLVIHLLGNLQLLKHDEGEAFNRYTYFMTHNPLIMIISYTLYITILIHSVQGLSLWSKNRAAKGKSYAVSSNSGTHMSARYMAHLGIIIFVFLAIHMWQFWFQMKFGSLPMLNYNGADHSFKDLYTPVKEAFSNIWFVIFYTISMVVLSFHLIHGFQSAFQSLGINHKKYNTLISSIGWVYSLIVPIGFAIIPIYIYFTQQV, encoded by the coding sequence ATGAAGTGGCTCATTAATTTTTTATTCAAATCATCTATTGGCCAAAAGGTGGTCATGAGCCTTTCCGGGCTTTTTCTGATTCTTTTTTTAGTTATTCATCTATTAGGAAACCTTCAGTTATTAAAACATGATGAAGGTGAGGCGTTCAATAGATATACCTACTTTATGACTCATAATCCTCTTATTATGATCATTTCCTATACCCTATACATTACTATTTTAATACATTCTGTACAAGGGCTTTCACTTTGGTCTAAAAACAGAGCTGCAAAAGGAAAATCTTATGCAGTAAGTTCCAATTCCGGAACTCATATGTCCGCTAGATATATGGCACATCTGGGTATTATTATCTTTGTATTTCTTGCCATTCACATGTGGCAATTCTGGTTTCAAATGAAATTTGGAAGTTTGCCGATGTTAAACTATAACGGAGCAGACCATTCCTTCAAAGACTTATATACTCCGGTTAAAGAAGCCTTCAGCAACATTTGGTTTGTGATTTTTTATACCATAAGTATGGTGGTACTTTCTTTTCATTTAATCCATGGGTTTCAGTCTGCCTTTCAATCTCTGGGAATCAACCACAAGAAATATAATACCTTGATTTCTTCGATTGGATGGGTCTATTCCCTAATAGTACCCATTGGATTCGCTATTATCCCAATTTATATCTACTTTACCCAACAAGTCTAA
- a CDS encoding SDR family oxidoreductase codes for MIALITGSSKGIGLAIAKVFIKEGIEVILTGRNREELLALQLELKSFNSQLRIWVHASDLSQRAGIDSLIQFIKKEKISLDILVNNAGTFLQGTIKTEPDHQMELLMNTNFYSVYHLTRGLLHHFIQKQSGAIFNMCSIAGLQAYPGGSSYCISKFALSGFSKCLREELKNDGVKVCTIYPGATWSNSWAGAELPEDRLMQGDDIAQAILAVLKMSPSAVVEEIILRPQLGDL; via the coding sequence ATGATCGCATTAATTACAGGATCCAGTAAGGGTATTGGATTGGCCATTGCAAAAGTTTTTATTAAGGAAGGGATTGAAGTCATTTTAACCGGAAGAAACAGAGAAGAATTATTGGCATTACAGCTTGAATTAAAATCTTTTAATAGTCAATTAAGAATTTGGGTTCATGCCAGTGATTTGAGTCAACGTGCAGGAATTGATTCCCTAATTCAATTTATTAAAAAAGAAAAGATTAGCTTAGATATTTTAGTGAATAATGCTGGGACCTTTCTTCAAGGAACCATAAAAACCGAACCGGATCATCAAATGGAGTTATTGATGAATACTAATTTTTATAGTGTATATCATTTGACTCGTGGATTATTGCATCATTTTATTCAAAAGCAATCCGGAGCCATTTTTAATATGTGTTCCATTGCAGGATTGCAAGCCTATCCCGGTGGAAGTTCTTATTGTATTTCAAAATTTGCCTTGAGTGGATTTAGTAAATGTTTGAGGGAAGAACTTAAAAATGATGGGGTCAAAGTGTGTACCATTTACCCTGGGGCGACCTGGTCGAATTCCTGGGCTGGTGCTGAATTACCTGAAGATCGTTTGATGCAAGGTGATGATATTGCTCAAGCGATACTTGCAGTATTAAAAATGAGTCCTTCTGCGGTTGTTGAAGAAATTATTTTGAGACCTCAATTGGGAGATTTATAA
- a CDS encoding nitroreductase family protein, which yields MTDLAFIPYEAYSFSEEEMKKRAHALFEFMDHRRTVRDFSDRPIPGEILEQIIRIANTAPSGANKQPWTFCLVTDPLIKQKIRMAAEAEEYENYHGRMSEEWLDDLTHLGTDWKKPFLEIAPALIVVFRKAYDVVDGKKKKNYYVQESVGIACGFLLAAIHHVGLVTLTHTPSPMNFLQEILGRPDHEKPFLLIPVAFPAPNVMVPNIHRKNLDEVLFYY from the coding sequence ATGACTGATCTGGCATTTATTCCATACGAAGCTTATTCATTTTCAGAAGAAGAAATGAAAAAACGAGCTCATGCTTTGTTTGAATTTATGGATCATCGAAGGACTGTGCGAGATTTTTCAGATAGGCCAATTCCCGGCGAAATATTGGAACAGATTATACGAATTGCGAATACAGCACCTTCAGGTGCCAATAAACAACCTTGGACTTTTTGTTTAGTTACAGATCCTTTAATAAAACAGAAAATTCGAATGGCTGCGGAAGCTGAGGAATATGAAAATTATCATGGAAGAATGTCGGAAGAATGGTTGGATGATTTGACTCATCTGGGAACAGATTGGAAAAAACCATTTCTTGAAATTGCTCCGGCATTGATTGTTGTTTTTAGAAAGGCATATGATGTGGTTGATGGGAAAAAGAAAAAAAATTATTATGTTCAGGAATCTGTAGGCATAGCATGTGGATTTTTATTAGCAGCAATACATCATGTAGGTTTAGTTACATTAACTCATACTCCTAGCCCGATGAATTTTTTGCAGGAAATCCTAGGAAGACCTGATCATGAAAAACCTTTTTTATTAATTCCAGTAGCTTTTCCAGCACCAAACGTTATGGTTCCAAATATTCACAGAAAGAATTTGGATGAGGTTTTATTCTATTATTGA
- a CDS encoding dCTP deaminase: protein MILTDKKILEAIESKQIVIEPFRRDCLGTNSYDVHLGSTLAIYVDEELDAKKHNQIKYFEIPEEGFVIKPGTLYLGVTEEYTETHHSVPFLEGKSSVGRLGIDIHATAGKGDVGFCNHWTLEISCVHPVRVYSGMPIGQLIYFLVEGEIHHFYNKKPNAKYNERSIKPVESMMWKNKF from the coding sequence ATGATCTTAACAGATAAAAAGATATTGGAAGCCATTGAATCGAAACAAATAGTTATAGAACCATTTCGAAGAGATTGTTTGGGAACCAATTCATATGATGTTCATTTAGGAAGCACATTGGCCATATATGTTGATGAAGAATTGGATGCCAAAAAACACAACCAAATTAAATATTTCGAAATTCCAGAAGAGGGATTTGTGATCAAACCAGGAACCCTTTATTTAGGTGTAACAGAAGAATATACTGAAACGCATCATAGCGTTCCTTTTCTTGAAGGGAAATCAAGTGTAGGAAGATTGGGAATTGATATACATGCCACAGCAGGAAAGGGAGATGTTGGTTTTTGTAACCATTGGACATTGGAAATTTCGTGCGTTCATCCGGTCAGGGTTTATTCAGGTATGCCCATCGGTCAATTGATCTATTTTTTGGTTGAAGGTGAAATCCATCATTTTTATAATAAAAAGCCAAATGCAAAATATAACGAACGTTCCATCAAGCCCGTGGAGAGTATGATGTGGAAAAACAAATTTTAA
- a CDS encoding type 1 periplasmic binding fold superfamily protein, producing MQTFKNIGHYSIYIFLTLIIFGSCQPNDEPVNQEELITTFIYTLSDSNGNQVILSFKDVDGSGGLNPIYYVSGSLKANTTYAGSLELLNESVNPVDTITHEIVSEDFAHQFFYLKSNFLNASIHYADFDKNGKPLGVKSSMNTGDPSSGTIKIVLRHEPNKDAQNVSQGDITNAGGETDIEVEFNVEVK from the coding sequence ATGCAAACATTCAAAAATATTGGGCACTATAGTATTTATATTTTTTTAACTTTAATTATTTTCGGATCATGTCAACCGAATGATGAGCCTGTAAATCAAGAGGAACTTATTACAACATTTATTTATACACTATCGGATTCGAACGGGAATCAAGTCATTCTTTCATTCAAGGATGTAGATGGAAGTGGCGGCTTAAATCCTATATATTATGTTTCAGGATCATTAAAGGCTAATACAACTTATGCTGGAAGTTTAGAATTATTAAATGAATCAGTTAATCCTGTTGATACGATAACTCATGAAATTGTATCGGAAGATTTTGCACACCAGTTTTTTTATTTGAAGAGTAATTTTCTAAATGCTTCAATTCATTATGCAGATTTTGACAAAAATGGGAAACCTCTTGGTGTTAAATCTTCGATGAATACAGGAGATCCAAGTTCAGGAACAATTAAAATAGTATTAAGACATGAACCAAATAAGGATGCACAGAATGTTAGTCAGGGGGATATAACAAATGCAGGAGGTGAAACAGATATTGAAGTGGAATTTAATGTAGAAGTGAAATGA
- a CDS encoding TonB-dependent receptor gives MKNKFLFITFIYCLIVIRVNAQQCELTLAGTVIDPHESEGLSGARIYIEESNQQLFTDSIGFFKFSNLCKGTYHITIDHSACESQKLFIDLLRDTFLFIELEHHGHFLQSITIEGSRVGSEGASQNTIRYNEIEKHSGEPLAVLLEQVTGVSSYKNGSGIAKPIINGMSGNRISILNNGIVQAGQQWGSDHAPEIDPFSVEQIKVIKGVDVIAYGGNSLGGVVLMEPASIPKDPHLHGIQLISFQTNGNLLAYASKVEVSKKKFDCRWTLGGKYGGDRSTPDYYLTNTGLKELSSSIFFIRDRIKNSTRIYASIFNTELGILRGSHIGNVTDLQQAITKEIPLFTQEQFSYQIESPKQKVGHYLIKFSHQRQTKIHLYEMIAAAQINHRREFDVRRNGRSSTPALNLLMQSYNLDFKDRLELRNHHFNYGVQSKLNVNTNQSGTGILPLIPNYNLYNLAAYLQWKRVRSSVTYEGGLRYDMNSFNVTYQSKETPQVFQKGKHNFQNFNLAGGIKYKVLEPWILRLNVGLAQRSPEVNELYSSGLHQAVAGIEEGNINLMPEHSYKGMFTSSVSISHRLIFETNIYCQKINRYIYLEPQKEFRLTIRGAFPLFIYKQTDALIYGLDVLAKVELSDQLNWVNRFSYIKSRDLINQVGIPYIPSHQLTTSINYGIDRISIARNMTIELGGKYVFRRSDLLESQDFLASPDAYFLMNARIAFDFKVRHEFFNISAQADNILNNMYRDYLNRLRYFANEEGINVKLALKWSF, from the coding sequence ATGAAAAATAAATTTCTATTCATCACTTTTATTTATTGCCTAATTGTAATAAGAGTTAATGCTCAACAATGTGAACTTACATTAGCGGGTACAGTTATTGATCCTCATGAAAGTGAAGGATTATCGGGTGCTAGAATTTATATAGAAGAATCGAATCAGCAATTATTTACTGATTCGATTGGTTTTTTTAAATTCAGTAATTTGTGTAAAGGAACGTATCATATTACAATTGATCATTCGGCATGTGAATCACAAAAATTATTTATTGATTTATTACGGGACACTTTTTTATTTATTGAATTAGAACATCATGGACATTTTCTTCAAAGTATAACCATTGAAGGCTCAAGAGTTGGATCAGAGGGTGCCAGTCAGAATACGATACGTTATAATGAAATAGAGAAGCATAGTGGGGAACCCCTTGCTGTTTTGTTAGAGCAAGTTACAGGTGTAAGTTCATATAAGAATGGTTCAGGAATTGCTAAACCTATTATCAATGGGATGAGTGGAAATAGGATTAGTATATTGAATAATGGAATTGTTCAAGCTGGGCAACAGTGGGGTTCTGATCATGCACCTGAGATCGATCCATTCTCTGTAGAACAAATTAAAGTAATAAAAGGTGTAGATGTAATTGCTTATGGTGGGAATAGTTTGGGTGGTGTGGTATTAATGGAACCGGCCAGTATTCCTAAAGATCCACATTTGCATGGTATCCAATTGATTTCATTTCAGACAAATGGAAATTTATTAGCATATGCCTCTAAAGTTGAAGTATCAAAAAAGAAATTTGATTGTCGATGGACACTTGGTGGAAAATATGGTGGCGATCGAAGTACACCTGATTACTATCTGACAAATACGGGTTTAAAAGAATTGAGTAGTTCTATTTTTTTTATTAGGGATCGAATAAAAAATAGCACTAGAATTTATGCAAGTATCTTTAATACAGAGTTAGGCATATTACGAGGATCACATATTGGAAATGTAACCGATTTACAACAAGCTATTACTAAAGAAATTCCACTTTTCACTCAAGAGCAGTTTTCTTACCAAATTGAATCACCAAAACAAAAGGTTGGGCATTATTTGATTAAATTTTCTCATCAACGTCAAACAAAAATTCATCTATATGAAATGATTGCGGCTGCTCAAATAAACCACCGACGAGAATTTGACGTCCGCAGAAATGGACGAAGCTCTACACCAGCATTAAATCTATTAATGCAATCGTATAACTTAGATTTTAAGGATCGATTAGAGCTTAGAAATCATCATTTTAATTATGGTGTACAATCTAAACTGAATGTGAACACCAATCAATCTGGAACCGGCATATTGCCATTAATTCCAAATTATAATTTGTACAACCTGGCAGCTTATCTTCAATGGAAACGAGTTCGATCCAGCGTAACTTATGAAGGAGGCTTGAGATATGATATGAATTCTTTCAATGTTACTTATCAGAGTAAAGAAACACCTCAGGTTTTTCAAAAAGGAAAGCACAACTTTCAAAATTTTAATTTGGCAGGAGGTATAAAATATAAAGTTTTAGAACCATGGATATTGCGTTTAAACGTTGGTCTGGCACAAAGATCTCCGGAAGTTAATGAATTATATAGTTCTGGCTTACATCAAGCTGTTGCTGGAATTGAAGAAGGGAATATTAATTTAATGCCCGAGCATTCATATAAAGGAATGTTTACAAGTTCCGTGAGTATATCACATCGACTTATTTTTGAAACCAATATTTATTGCCAAAAAATTAATCGATATATTTATCTAGAGCCACAGAAGGAATTTCGACTTACCATTCGGGGAGCATTTCCATTGTTTATTTACAAACAGACTGATGCTCTCATTTATGGTTTGGACGTGTTGGCAAAAGTAGAATTGAGTGATCAATTAAACTGGGTGAATAGGTTTTCATATATTAAAAGTAGAGATCTTATTAACCAAGTTGGCATTCCTTATATTCCATCGCATCAATTGACCACATCAATAAATTATGGAATCGATAGAATTTCCATTGCACGAAATATGACTATTGAGCTTGGAGGTAAATACGTTTTTCGAAGAAGTGATTTACTCGAAAGCCAGGATTTTTTAGCAAGTCCAGATGCTTATTTTTTAATGAATGCAAGAATTGCATTTGATTTTAAAGTGAGACATGAATTTTTTAATATTTCGGCACAAGCAGATAACATACTTAACAATATGTATAGAGATTATTTAAATAGATTGAGGTATTTTGCAAATGAGGAAGGTATTAATGTCAAGTTAGCACTTAAATGGTCTTTTTAA
- a CDS encoding arsenite methyltransferase, whose protein sequence is MKNSEEIKQVVREKYSEIALQSKTQNASSCCGVGGCNSVDYTIFSDDYSQLSGYHEGADLGLGCGLPTEFAQIKTNDTVVDLGSGAGNDCFVARSLTGPAGTVIGIDMTQAMIVKARENASKLGFDNVQFRLGDIEDLPLQNNIADVVVSNCVMNLVPDKSKAFAETYRILKPGGHFSISDVVLEGALPLGLQQAAEMYAGCVSGALQKTDYLDIIKQAGFTNISIQKQKSVIVPDEILLEYITTDQLHEFKNAQTGIFSITVFAEKPKANCCAPNSGCC, encoded by the coding sequence ATGAAAAATTCAGAAGAAATTAAACAAGTAGTCAGAGAAAAATACAGTGAAATAGCCCTACAAAGTAAAACCCAAAATGCCAGTTCATGCTGTGGTGTTGGTGGCTGTAATTCCGTAGATTATACTATTTTCAGTGATGATTATTCGCAATTATCAGGATACCATGAGGGTGCTGACTTGGGATTAGGATGTGGACTGCCAACAGAATTTGCTCAAATCAAAACCAATGATACCGTTGTTGATTTAGGTTCTGGAGCTGGCAATGATTGTTTTGTTGCTAGATCATTAACCGGACCTGCAGGAACTGTTATAGGCATTGATATGACACAAGCAATGATTGTTAAAGCAAGAGAAAATGCAAGTAAATTAGGATTTGATAATGTTCAATTTAGATTGGGTGATATTGAAGATCTTCCTCTGCAGAATAATATCGCTGATGTTGTCGTAAGCAATTGTGTGATGAATTTAGTACCTGATAAATCAAAAGCTTTTGCTGAAACCTATAGAATTTTAAAGCCAGGAGGACACTTCTCCATTTCAGATGTGGTCTTAGAAGGAGCATTGCCATTAGGATTGCAACAAGCTGCAGAAATGTATGCTGGTTGCGTGTCCGGTGCACTTCAAAAAACCGATTATCTTGACATTATTAAACAAGCAGGATTTACGAATATTTCCATCCAAAAACAAAAATCGGTCATAGTTCCAGATGAAATTCTGCTTGAGTACATTACTACTGATCAACTCCACGAATTTAAAAATGCACAGACTGGAATTTTTAGTATCACCGTTTTCGCTGAAAAACCAAAAGCTAATTGTTGTGCACCTAATTCTGGTTGTTGCTAA
- a CDS encoding winged helix-turn-helix transcriptional regulator, which produces MGASKSDIFSRHHNQIADMAKAMAHPARVAILEQILHSGSCICNDLVINLPLAQATISQHLKELKIAGIIKGQTEGKAVCYCIDEDNWNQMAAVFSILFKSLKNKNCC; this is translated from the coding sequence ATGGGCGCTAGTAAATCTGATATATTCTCACGACATCATAATCAAATCGCTGATATGGCTAAGGCGATGGCACATCCAGCACGAGTTGCTATCTTAGAACAAATTCTGCATTCCGGAAGCTGCATTTGTAATGATTTAGTTATCAATCTACCGCTCGCACAAGCCACAATATCCCAGCACCTTAAAGAATTGAAAATAGCTGGAATAATAAAAGGACAAACCGAAGGAAAAGCAGTATGCTATTGTATAGATGAAGATAACTGGAATCAAATGGCAGCCGTCTTTTCAATATTATTTAAAAGTTTAAAAAATAAAAATTGTTGTTAA
- a CDS encoding HD domain-containing protein — translation MNEFVKQLLLDKLPVNFYYHNFAHAQYVLKKVTEIGRQENCSKKDLSLLKTAALWHDVGFINKNIGHEEEGCLFVKKYLPDFGYSNSEIEIICGLIMATKIPQSPKTKLEQIIADADLAYLGVRGAHSKAKLLFKEMQCLNPTLSEEEFIDIQISFLQNHNYFTAYCQNKTTIGKLEYLKSLMNKIPSYKLALK, via the coding sequence ATGAATGAATTTGTTAAACAATTATTATTGGACAAATTACCTGTTAATTTTTACTATCACAATTTCGCTCATGCACAATATGTTTTAAAAAAAGTCACTGAAATTGGCAGACAAGAAAACTGCTCGAAAAAAGATTTATCTCTATTAAAGACAGCGGCTCTTTGGCATGATGTAGGATTTATTAATAAAAATATTGGTCACGAAGAAGAAGGATGTTTGTTTGTCAAAAAATATTTGCCAGATTTCGGCTACTCAAATTCTGAAATTGAAATAATATGTGGTTTAATTATGGCAACTAAAATTCCCCAATCTCCTAAAACAAAATTAGAGCAAATTATTGCAGATGCAGATTTAGCTTATTTAGGTGTCAGAGGTGCTCATTCAAAAGCAAAGCTCCTTTTTAAAGAGATGCAATGTTTAAATCCAACATTATCTGAAGAGGAATTTATTGATATTCAAATTTCTTTTCTTCAAAATCACAACTACTTCACAGCGTATTGTCAAAATAAAACGACCATAGGTAAATTAGAGTACCTTAAGTCATTAATGAATAAAATACCATCATATAAATTGGCCTTAAAATAA